From one Oncorhynchus clarkii lewisi isolate Uvic-CL-2024 chromosome 6, UVic_Ocla_1.0, whole genome shotgun sequence genomic stretch:
- the LOC139412174 gene encoding trans-1,2-dihydrobenzene-1,2-diol dehydrogenase-like encodes MATRWGLCGAGKISHDFSVAMKTLPPGDHQIVAVAARSLERAREFAKMHSIPKAYGSYEELASDPEIDMVYLGVLHTEHWRLGLLVLHAGKNMLCEKPFAMNSREVGDLIAASKKSNVFLMEAIWSRCFPLHREVRRLLAEDAIGDVKLVQASFGSPQLHIPRSVEKELGGGALLDIGVYTLQFVLMVFNGERPESIHATGVLLNSGVDESMVVVMKFPRNRLACCFFSIAVSLPNDATISGTTGTIRVLGPMHCPTTLEVNGKTTQYPLPEPSLPLNFTNSTGLRYEAEEVRQCLLKGLKESPRMPLSESALLTEVMDECRKQVGVVFNQDRQ; translated from the exons ATGGCGACCCGGTGGGGACTCTGCGGTGCGGGGAAGATCAGCCACGACTTCAGTGTGGCCATGAAAACCCTCCCTCCTGGAGACCACCAG ATAGTGGCGGTGGCTGCGAGGAGTCTGGAGCGTGCCCGGGAGTTTGCCAAGATGCACAGCATCCCCAAGGCCTATGGGAGCTATGAAGAGCTGGCCAGCGACCCAGAGATTG ACATGGTGTACCTGGGCGTGCTGCACACGGAGCACTGGCGCCTGGGCCTGCTGGTACTCCACGCAGGGAAGAACATGCTGTGTGAGAAGCCCTTCGCCATGAACTCCAGGGAGGTGGGGGACCTCATTGCTGCCTCCAAGAAGTCCAACGTCTTTCTCATGGAG GCCATCTGGTCCCGTTGTTTCCCACTGCACAGGGAGGTTCGCAGGCTGCTGGCTGAGGACGCCATCGGCGACGTAAAGCTGGTGCAGGCCTCTTTTGGCTCCCCTCAGCTTCACATCCCCCGCTCGGTGGAGAAGGAGCTCGGAGGAGGCGCTCTGCTGGACATTGGGGTCTACACCTTGCAGTTTGTGTTGATGGTGTTCAACGGGGAGAGGCCAGAGTCCATCCATGCCACTGGAGTTCTTCTCAACTCAG GAGTGGATGAGtccatggtggtggtgatgaagtTTCCCAGGAACAGGCTGGCTTGCTGTTTCTTCTCCATCGCTGTTTCACTGCCTAACGACGCCACCATCAGCGGAACAACGGGCACCATCAGG GTTCTAGGTCCCATGCATTGTCCCACCACACTGGAGGTGAATGGGAAGACGACACAGTACCCCCTGCCGGAGCCCTCCTTACCTCTGAACTTCACAAACAGCACTGGGCTGCGCTACGAGGCTGAGGAAGTCAGGCAGTGCCTGCTCAAAG GACTGAAGGAGAGCCCCAGAATGCCCCTGTCTGAGTCGGCCCTGCTCACTGAGGTTATGGATGAGTGCAGGAAACAAGTGGGAGTGGTCTTCAACCAGGACCGCCAATAA